Part of the Streptomyces sp. NBC_01460 genome, CCTCCGTTGCACGGGAGTTACGAATCGCTCACCCGCGCAGCGCCGCGGAGCCGTGTGCGACGATCGGGGACATGAGCACTCCAGGACGCCGGGTCGGCCGGCCGCGTGCCGAGCAGCGGCCGGACAGCGGCCTGTCCCCGCGCGAGGAACTCCTCGCGGCGGCAGCGGAGTTGTTCACCACCCGTGGATACGGCGCGACCACCACGCGGGCGCTCGCCGAGCGCGCGGGGATGCGGCAGGCGTCGATGTACCACTACGTCGGCGGCAAGGAGGACCTCCTGTGCGAGCTCCTCGAATCGACGGTCACCCCGTCCCTGGTGTTCGCCCGCGCGCTCCTGGCCCGCGAGGGAGTCCCGGCCGCCGAGCGGCTGTGGCAGCTGTGCCGCTCCGACGTCACGCTCCTGTGCGGCGGGCCCCACAACCTCGGTGCGCTGTACGTGCTGCCCGAGGTGCAGGGCGAACAGTTCGCGGGTTTCCACCGGGTGCGGGCCGACCTCAAGGACCTGTACGCCCAGCTCATCGCCGCGACCGAACCCGGCGCGGCGCTCGCGAAGGGCGACCTGGCGCTCCGCACCGACCTGGTCTTCGGGCTGATCGAGGGGGTCATCCTGATCCACCGGTCCGACCCGGACCGGCCCGCCGCAGCCTTCGCCGAGGCCACGGCGGACGCCGCGCTGCGGATCGCCGGCTGCGTGCGCTGAACGGCCCGGCCGGGGATCAGGAGGCTGTCGTACGGGCCGCCGACCGCCGGGAGGACCGGAAGCGGTAGACCGCGCCCAGTGCCACCGAGGCGCCCACGAACAGCACGGCGAACCACTGGAAATACCAGTGGCCGCCCGTGGGGTCGTACACCGCGGCGCGCGGCCAGGCGAGGTTGACGGTCATGAAGACGCCGTACACGAGGGCGCCGGTGTTCACCGCGGTCCCCCAGCGGCCGAGTGAGAAC contains:
- a CDS encoding TetR/AcrR family transcriptional regulator, whose product is MSTPGRRVGRPRAEQRPDSGLSPREELLAAAAELFTTRGYGATTTRALAERAGMRQASMYHYVGGKEDLLCELLESTVTPSLVFARALLAREGVPAAERLWQLCRSDVTLLCGGPHNLGALYVLPEVQGEQFAGFHRVRADLKDLYAQLIAATEPGAALAKGDLALRTDLVFGLIEGVILIHRSDPDRPAAAFAEATADAALRIAGCVR